A window of Rana temporaria unplaced genomic scaffold, aRanTem1.1, whole genome shotgun sequence genomic DNA:
ggcaataaaaaccaggagtgcattattttcagagttcagggggggggctacacacagagcgcagagctcaggggtgcgctacatacagagtgcagagttcaggggtacactgcatacagagtgcagagttcaggggtacactgcatacagagtgcagagttcaggggtacgctacatacagagtgcagagttcaggggtacactgcatacagagtgcagagttcaggggtgcgctacatacagagtgaagAGCTCAGGGgtgcgctgcatacagagtgcagagctcaggggtacactgcatacagagtgcagagttcaggggtacactgcatacagagtgcagagttcaggggtgcgctacatacagagtgaagAGCTCAGGGGTGCGCTGCATAccgagtgcagagctcaggggtaCACTGCATACAGAGCGCAGAGCTCAGGGGGggcctacacacagagtgcagagttcaggggtgcgctgcatacagagtgcagagctcaggggtacactgcacacagagtgcagagctcaggggggACATAAAACTGGGATTTCTCGAGAGGCAACATAGCAATGGCGGACGTGTCCCACCACAATAGATCTGAGCACACGTCAGCTACCGGTCCAGTGACTTATGAACATCATTTGGAAGGACCTACCTGGGTTGTCCACACCGGTCTGGATGATGTCATCAAGGGTGAAGCCACTGGGAGTGCATTTATCTCTCAGCTTCTTGTAGATGTCGGGTGTCAGGACCTTGGCCATATGGTTGTTGTGCTTGGTGAGATCTGGGAATTCCTCATCGCAGGAGAAGTTCAGCTTGAAAGCGTTGTGGGTGTTTCCGAAAGGCATGATGAGAGATCGGGCTAGACCTGGAAGAGAGAAAAAAGTTGATGATGTAAATGGGGACCAGAAGAGTCAGTGTTGGGCTAGTAGTAGTGGACCTCAGGCTGGTTGGTATGAGGACCAGAAGGGTTAGGGTTGGGCTAGTAGTAGAGGACCTCAGGCTGGATGGTATGAGGACCAGAAGAGTCAGTGTTGGGCTAGTAGTAGAGGACCTCAGGCTGGTTGGTATGAGGACcagaagggttagtgttgggctAGTAGTAGAGGACCTCAGGCTGGATGGTACGAGGACCCGAAGAGTTAGTGTTGGGCTAGTAGTAGAGGACCTCAGGCTGGATGGTATGAGGACCAGAAGGGTTGGTGTTGGGCTAGTAGTAGAGGACCTCAGGCTGGTTGGTATGAGGACcagaagggttagtgttgggctAGTAGTAGAGGGACCTCAGGCTGGATGGTACGAGGACcagaagggttagtgttgggctAGTAGTAGAGGACCTCAGGCTGGATGGTACGAGGACCAGAAGAGTTAGTGTTGGGCTAGTAGTAGAGGACCTCAGGCTGGTTGGTATGAGGACcagaagggttagtgttgggctAGTAGTAGAGGACCTCAGGCTGGTTGGTATGAGGACCAGAAGAGTTAGTGTTGGGCTAGTAGTAGAGGACCTCAGGCTGGTTGGTATGAGGACCAGAAGAGTTAGTGTTGGGCTAGTAGTAGAGGACCTCAGGCTGGTTGGTATGAGGACCAGAAGAGTCAGTGTTGGGCTAGTAGTAGTGGACCTCAGGCTGGTTGGTATGAGGACcagaagggttagtgttgggctAGTAGTAGAGGACCTCAGGCTGGTTGGTATGAGGACCAGAGGAGTTAGTGTTGGGCTAGTAGTAGAGGACCTCAGGCTGGTTGGTATGAGGACCAGAGGAGTTAGTGTTGGGCTAGTAGTAGAGGACCTCAGGCTGGTTGGTATGAGGACcagaagggttagtgttgggctAGTAGAGGACCTCAGGCTGGATGGTATGAGGACCAGAAAAGTTAGTGTTGGGCTAGTAGTAGAGGACCTCAGGCTGGTTGGTATGAGGACCAGAAGAGTTAGTGTTGGGCTAGTAGTAGAGGACCTCAGGCTGGATGTTACGAGGACCAGAAGAGTTAGTGTTGGGCTAGTAGTAGAGGACCTCAGGCTGGATGGTATGAGGACCAGAAGAGTTAGTGTTGGGCTAGTAGTAGAGGACCTCAGGCTGGATGGTATGAGGACCAGAAGAGTTAGTGTTGGGCTAGTAGTAGAGGACCTCAGGCTGGATGGTATGAGGACCAGAAGAGTCAGTGTTTTGCGCTAGTAGTAGAGGACCTCAGGCTGGTTGGTATGAGGACCAGAAGAGTTAGTGTTGGGCTAGTAGTAGAGGACCTCAGGCTGGTTGGTACGAGGACCAGAAGAGTTAGTGTTGGGCTAGTAGTAGAGGACCTCAGGCTGGATGTTACGAGGACCAGAAGAGTTAGTGTTGGGCTAGTAGTAGAGGACCTCAGGCTGGTTGGTATGAGGACCAGAAGAGTTAGTGTTGGGCTAGTAGTAGAGGACCTCAGGCTGGATGGTATGAGGACCAGAAGAGTTAGTGTTGGGCTAGTAGTAGAGGACCTCAGGCTGGATGGTATGAGGACCAGAAGAGTCAGTGTTGCGCTAGTAGTAGAGGACCTCAGGCTGGTTGGTATGAGGACCAGAAGAGTTAGTGTTGGGCTAGTAGTAGAGGACCTCAGGCTGGTTGGTACGAGGACCAGAAGAGTTAGTGTTGGGCTAGTAGTAGAGGACCTCAGGCTGGTTGGTATGAGGCCAGAAGAGTTAGTGTTGGGTTAGAAGAAGAGGTAGGTGTATATTTCGGGGACGGTTGGACTTGTTGGTTGTCGCCAGTTGTACTGTTAAGTCCAGATAACGTTTCTCCGTCACGCAGCCAGACCGAGTGTTATGGTTACAGTGGAGTCAATGTGTCAAAAATATCCCAtcacaggaggcacagcagctGTCCAAGTCTTCTACACGTGTTATGTGAGACGCTGGAAACGGCTGCTTGCGTGCCGGAGATGCCGAAGGAGATTGGTTCCAGAACAACTACCTCCACCCCGAATGGTGCCCCTCCTCGCCGTAGTCCTGGAGGTCTCCCGACGCCTGGCCACCAAAGTCCTGGCCAACCTGGACATGAGGCGTTTAACCCCTGAGAGCCTGTGGTGGATCATGTTGCTGAAGTGATGTGAGTGTACAGTGTATGGGGGATCTGGGGGTGTATGTATGGGGGATGTGGGGGTGTATGTATGAGGGATCTGGGGGTGTATGTATGGAGGATGTGGAGGATCTTGAGGTGTAGATATGGAAGATCTGGGGGTGTGGAGGATCTGGGGGTGTGGAGGATCTTGAGGTGTAGATATGGAAGATCTGGGGGTGTGGAGGATCTTGAAGTGTAGATATGGAAGATCTGGGGGTGTGGAGGATCTGGGGGTGTGGAGGATCTTGAGGTGTAGATATGGAAGATCTGGGGGTGTGGAGGGTCTTGAAGTGTAGATATAGAAGATCTTGATGAGTGGAGGGTCTTGAAGTGTAGATATGGAAGATCTGGGGGTGTGGAGGGTCTTGAAGTGTAGATATGGAAGATCTGGGGGTGTGGagggtacagggggggggggtctgcgcaGAGGGTGTCGTGTACGTGACTCCGGTGTAGTAGCGGCGCGGTGTGACAATCTGCGAGTGCAGCGGCAGCACATTCTCGGTATTTTTAGATCGCACAATGTTGAAGCCCCAGCCAGGGTGACAGGTGGCAGCCGTGtgatgtgactggggggggggggggattcacatTGCTGGTAGTAAACAGAGAGGAGAAAGGGTGACATTGGCGGTGATGATGGGGGAGGGTGACATTGGCAGTGATGATGGGGGAGGGTGACATTGGCAgtgatggtgggggaggggggtgaagagtAGACATTGGAAGCCCCCGTCCTCTCACATGCCATATTGGGGTAGGAGTGAAGTTTGGTGGTGGAAGAGTTGAGGTTACAGGAGGGGTACAGGGTGACCCCAGTGGGGGTAATGGAAGAGGGAGGGGTAAAAATTGGCAATAACTAAGGGGGTAGAGGGTGACCCCAGTGGGGGAGGGTGGATGTGGTGATAGGGGGGATAGAAAGTGACCCCGAAGGGAATTATGGAAGGGGGGTAGGATAGACTTTGGAGGTAACAGAGGGGGA
This region includes:
- the LOC120922646 gene encoding pollen-specific leucine-rich repeat extensin-like protein 3, whose product is MACERTGASNVYSSPPSPTITANVTLPHHHCQCHPPPSSPPMSPFLLSVYYQQCESPPPPSHITRLPPVTLAGASTLCDLKIPRMCCRCTRRLSHRAATTPESRTRHPLRRPPPPVPSTPPDLPYLHFKTLHTPRSSISTLQDPPLIKIFYIYTSRPSTPPDLPYLHLKILHTPRSSISTPQDPPHPQILHTPRSSISTPQDPPHPPYIHPQIPHTYTPTSPIHTPPDPPYTVHSHHFSNMIHHRLSGVKRLMSRLARTLVARRRETSRTTARRGTIRGGGSCSGTNLLRHLRHASSRFQRLT